From Mytilus galloprovincialis chromosome 9, xbMytGall1.hap1.1, whole genome shotgun sequence, the proteins below share one genomic window:
- the LOC143045921 gene encoding QRFP-like peptide receptor has product MANLGDFRRIRALNSTDTGSNSSLGLSVTRQIENVDPFSGFNNVTMTGMALSPEAAGIFIVLYSITTLLAIVGNILAIVVFTKGRKCRTDLRPFLLNLAVADLIMAIFCIPFTFVTRLLQRWVFSPPMCPIVLFLQLTAVTASVFTNTAIGIDRFYAVAFPLKSRIISQRHTIMIAVIWIVSITFNVVQFKVVQARHNNLTQILECVEDWNDNTLYTRRAYTLFILFITLIIPLATLSVTYSIVGCILWRRKMPGQVNEARDQQHNKATRQIVKMLITIVTLFGLCWIPLHAFILTLDFNSDLLQRPDLMPVIQTIYFVVHWIAMSNSFVNPIIYTFMNASFRHDLCSLCLLFKNRSDSLVSNGTLMTQYWKDNDGVYTDRKIRKKMSLPVDLEPSNEPCQNLKHKLDVTRGTSCKAF; this is encoded by the exons aTGGCTAATTTGGGAGATTTTAGACGCATTCGTGCATTAAATTCAACTGATACTGGAAGTAATAGTTCTTTAGGATTATCAGTGACaagacaaattgaaaatgttGACCCTTTCTCGGGATTTAATAATGTAACGATGACAGGCATGGCCTTGTCACCCGAGGCGGCCGGGATATTTATTGTGTTATACTCAATAACAACATTACTTGCAATTGTAGGGAATATCCTAGCGATTGTTGTATTTACAAAAGGAAGAAAATGTCGCACCGACTTACGTCCTTTTTTACTCAATCTTGCGGTTGCTGATCTGATCATGGCAATATTCTGTATTCCATTTACTTTTGTTACAAGGTTGTTACAAAGATGGGTCTTTTCTCCACCAATGTGTCCAATTGTATTGTTTCTACAACTTACTGCAGTTACTGCGAGTGTTTTTACGAACACTGCCATTGGAATAGATAGATTTTATGCCGTGGCGTTTCCCTTGAAATCCAGAATAATTTCTCAAAGACACACAATTATGATTGCAGTCATTTGGATAGTATCTATAACGTTTAATGTTGTCCAGTTTAAAGTCGTCCAAGCTCGACACAATAATCTTACTCAAATACTGGAATGTGTAGAAGACTGGAATGACAATACTTTATACACACGAAGAGCTTATACtttgttcattttatttataactttgatAATTCCATTGGCCACTCTAAGTGTGACTTACAGTATCGTCGGGTGTATTCTATGGAGGAGAAAAATGCCAGGTCAGGTCAACGAGGCCAGAGACCAGCAACATAACAAGGCAACAAGACAG aTCGTGAAAATGTTGATCACAATAGTAACTTTGTTTGGACTTTGTTGGATACCATTGCATGCGTTCATATTGACTCTTGATTTCAACTCGGACTTATTGCAACGTCCAGATTTAATGCCAGTGATACAGACAATATATTTCGTAGTCCATTGGATAGCTATGTCAAACAGCTTCGTAAATCCCATCATCTATACATTCATGAACGCCAGTTTCAGG catGACCTGTGTTCGTTGTGTCTTCTGTTTAAAAATCGTTCAGATTCTCTAGTATCTAATGGTACTTTGATGACCCAGTATTGGAAGGATAATGATGGAGTATATACAGATAGAAAAATTCGCAAGAAGATGTCACTTCCAGTAGATTTAGAACCTAGCAACGAACCTTGCCAGAACTTAAAACACAAATTAGATGTGACAAGAGGAACTTCGTGTAAAGCATTCTGA